From the Candidatus Nomurabacteria bacterium genome, one window contains:
- a CDS encoding superoxide dismutase: MFTPKTFNIPTLKGISAKTIEEHIKLYEGYVKNANGIIEKMSKIDSTTDAYIAGELFRRFSFEYNGMRNHEVYFASLEGGPAAFDPESNLGKRLVELFGSYEVFIKEFSALALTRGIGWAVLWYDRKEDKFLASWVDEQHLGQLNGCEMILAIDMWEHSYVADYQPSGKKQYVADFFENLNWKVIEENFNK; the protein is encoded by the coding sequence ATGTTTACACCAAAAACTTTCAATATCCCCACCCTTAAAGGAATCAGTGCAAAAACTATCGAAGAACATATCAAACTTTACGAAGGCTATGTAAAAAATGCGAACGGAATCATTGAAAAAATGTCGAAAATTGATAGTACGACAGATGCGTATATTGCAGGAGAACTTTTCCGTCGTTTTAGTTTCGAATACAACGGAATGCGAAACCACGAAGTATATTTCGCTTCCCTCGAAGGTGGACCTGCTGCATTTGATCCTGAAAGCAACCTCGGCAAAAGGCTCGTAGAACTTTTCGGATCATATGAAGTATTTATAAAAGAATTTTCTGCACTCGCTCTCACCCGCGGTATCGGATGGGCAGTACTTTGGTATGACAGGAAAGAAGATAAATTCCTCGCTTCATGGGTAGACGAGCAACACTTGGGACAACTCAATGGTTGCGAAATGATTCTTGCTATAGACATGTGGGAACACTCATACGTTGCTGACTATCAACCAAGCGGAAAGAAGCAGTATGTTGCAGACTTTTTTGAAAACCTAAACTGGAAAGTGATCGAAGAAAACTTCAACAAGTAA
- a CDS encoding MBL fold metallo-hydrolase — translation MKNRKIITIFAFLFLFCITVWSQSQVIEVPKDGDLLKVSFLDVGQGDAIYIEAPNGRQMIIDGGPSQSILRSLPEVMSFGDKTIDVIVITNPDLDHYSGFIPVLDNYSIGAVLEAGTSSDTSMYKVLQNKIKAEDVPHIVAFKGQRIVLDESKNIYFEILFPDRDVSGWSSNDGSLIGRLVYEDTTILFMGDSTKLAEGIVVSGSDISGTDILKVGHHGSSTSTGTALLEEARPKLAIISSGLNNRYGHPKKDVTDRLSNFGIPYLVTMYEGTINCESDGVEFVCE, via the coding sequence GTGAAGAACAGAAAAATTATAACTATATTTGCATTTTTATTTTTGTTTTGCATAACTGTGTGGTCACAGTCTCAGGTAATTGAGGTTCCAAAAGACGGAGATCTTCTAAAGGTTTCATTTTTAGATGTTGGACAGGGGGATGCGATATACATAGAAGCTCCAAATGGTCGACAGATGATAATTGACGGTGGGCCGAGTCAATCTATCTTAAGATCTTTACCAGAAGTCATGTCTTTTGGAGATAAAACTATAGATGTAATTGTAATTACGAATCCGGACTTAGATCATTATAGTGGCTTTATTCCAGTTTTAGATAATTATAGTATTGGTGCAGTCTTGGAAGCTGGGACCAGCTCAGATACAAGCATGTACAAAGTTCTTCAGAATAAAATAAAGGCCGAGGATGTTCCGCATATAGTTGCTTTTAAAGGTCAACGTATTGTTTTGGATGAAAGTAAAAATATATATTTTGAAATTCTTTTTCCAGACAGAGATGTATCGGGGTGGTCTAGTAATGATGGTTCTCTAATTGGCAGATTGGTTTATGAAGATACGACTATTTTATTTATGGGAGATTCAACAAAATTGGCTGAGGGGATAGTTGTATCAGGAAGTGATATATCTGGTACTGATATCTTGAAAGTTGGTCATCATGGTTCTTCTACATCTACAGGCACCGCGCTACTAGAAGAGGCTCGTCCTAAGTTGGCTATTATTTCATCTGGATTGAACAATAGATATGGTCATCCAAAAAAAGATGTAACTGATAGACTTTCAAATTTTGGTATTCCTTATCTCGTTACCATGTATGAGGGTACAATAAATTGTGAAAGTGACGGGGTAGAGTTTGTTTGTGAATAA
- a CDS encoding 50S ribosomal protein L28: MSKQCAVTKRNSITAGKYANRTRATIFTPTGKTRRYVNLQKKRIYVPEIGKTLNLTISTRGLRTINKNGAYATLKRLV, translated from the coding sequence ATGTCAAAACAATGCGCAGTAACAAAAAGAAATAGTATTACAGCAGGTAAATACGCGAATCGCACTCGTGCGACGATTTTTACCCCTACCGGCAAAACTCGCCGATATGTAAACCTACAAAAAAAGCGTATTTATGTACCTGAGATTGGTAAAACTCTAAATCTAACAATATCAACAAGAGGCCTACGCACAATAAACAAAAATGGTGCATATGCTACTCTAAAAAGGCTGGTGTAA
- a CDS encoding site-2 protease family protein codes for MQELDAIFYILILLMSVVIHEVAHGFAAEKLGDPTARIAGRLTLNPIKHLDPIGSVLIPLLLVISNTGFIFGWAKPVPYNPNNLRDKKWGTVFVASAGVLANLTLAVIFSVVIRVLSISGIFSSSFVAVLGAVVLVNLVLFIFNLIPIPPLDGSKILFALLPAKYRNIEIFMERYALPILILFIVFLWKYVSPLLLWLFATLTGF; via the coding sequence ATGCAAGAATTAGATGCAATTTTCTATATTTTGATTCTTTTAATGTCTGTCGTTATACACGAGGTGGCTCACGGTTTTGCTGCGGAAAAATTGGGCGACCCAACAGCTCGTATAGCAGGAAGATTAACATTGAATCCTATAAAACACCTAGACCCAATAGGTTCGGTTCTTATACCGTTACTTTTAGTTATATCAAATACAGGTTTTATATTTGGCTGGGCTAAGCCCGTTCCCTACAATCCAAATAACTTGAGGGATAAAAAATGGGGGACAGTTTTCGTGGCTTCTGCTGGAGTTTTAGCCAACTTAACCCTTGCTGTTATCTTTTCTGTTGTTATCAGGGTGCTTAGTATTTCTGGCATTTTTAGTAGTTCTTTTGTAGCAGTACTCGGTGCTGTAGTTTTGGTAAATTTAGTTTTGTTTATTTTTAATTTAATACCAATCCCACCTTTGGATGGTTCAAAAATATTATTTGCTCTTTTGCCTGCAAAATACAGAAACATTGAGATATTCATGGAAAGATACGCCCTTCCGATTTTGATTTTATTTATTGTATTTCTGTGGAAATATGTTTCACCTCTTTTATTGTGGTTATTTGCAACATTAACAGGATTTTAG
- a CDS encoding carboxypeptidase regulatory-like domain-containing protein, translated as MKRILFLFIISIFFLNVFSVVASETEGTIDVDSYTSKIYTHGELIYWLVPGNAGAEDVLITDTTVVGDIWGPSLGWIHLDPNSGGVLNDPDADSSRGQLSGYAWGEGAGWINFGPFSNSSTQEVYIDMDGEFVGFAWSENYGWIQFDCGVTGACVKTDWRPKDARDGDTTGGGGGNPPSLCSDVNATNYGGSLPCTYIISICSDVAAANFGGASPCNYPPSECVGVECNPPEEQDVCGDLFATNYGGSLPCNYSPSECVGAECNPPETCTGDDCVPPPPPPTDIDVEDCVGIGCVADDGINFIDDLSGGVEDYINSADGGLATRIFTGFALTTSAVISIASLLFMNPLSLSELVFIPFRLWSLLLAAFGLSKRRPPWGTVYDSITKQPLDPAYVVLYDKYGSEVSTSITDLDGRFGFLVPGGIYKIIANKTNYKFPSEKLAGQKKDELYQDLYFGEELEVTENSPITKNIPMDPINFDWNEFAKKQQKLMKFYSRRDAIFRQISDTLFAAGFFISFIAFLVSPVLYNIIIFSLYILLFILREVGYKAHKLGGIVDKATGLPLSYAILRVYSVANNQEITHKVADARGHYYCLISNGNYYVTIEKKNEDSTYTKVFVSLAFEVKDGHIKDVFSV; from the coding sequence ATGAAGAGAATTTTATTTTTATTTATAATATCAATATTTTTTCTAAATGTTTTTTCTGTGGTTGCTTCTGAGACTGAGGGTACTATTGATGTAGATAGTTATACTTCAAAAATATATACACACGGGGAATTGATTTATTGGCTTGTCCCTGGCAATGCTGGTGCAGAAGATGTTCTTATAACTGATACTACTGTTGTTGGAGATATTTGGGGTCCTAGTTTAGGGTGGATTCATTTGGATCCGAATTCTGGTGGCGTTTTAAATGACCCGGATGCAGATTCTTCTCGAGGCCAGCTTTCGGGATATGCGTGGGGAGAGGGTGCAGGGTGGATAAATTTTGGTCCGTTTTCAAATAGCTCCACACAAGAAGTCTATATAGATATGGATGGAGAGTTTGTTGGTTTTGCATGGAGTGAAAACTATGGCTGGATACAATTTGACTGTGGTGTTACAGGAGCTTGCGTAAAGACTGATTGGAGACCTAAAGATGCTAGAGATGGGGACACCACTGGGGGTGGTGGGGGCAATCCTCCAAGTTTATGTTCTGATGTAAATGCTACAAATTACGGTGGAAGTCTTCCTTGTACATATATAATTTCTATTTGTTCTGATGTTGCTGCAGCTAACTTCGGCGGCGCATCACCTTGTAATTATCCGCCTAGTGAATGTGTAGGGGTGGAATGTAATCCACCAGAAGAACAAGATGTGTGTGGAGATTTGTTTGCTACAAATTACGGCGGATCGTTACCTTGTAATTATTCACCTAGTGAATGTGTTGGCGCAGAATGTAATCCACCAGAAACTTGCACGGGTGATGATTGTGTTCCACCACCTCCACCACCTACCGATATAGACGTAGAAGATTGTGTTGGTATTGGTTGTGTTGCAGATGATGGTATCAATTTTATTGATGATCTGTCAGGAGGAGTAGAAGATTATATAAACAGTGCAGATGGAGGTCTAGCGACTAGAATTTTTACTGGTTTTGCTCTTACAACTAGTGCTGTTATATCGATTGCTTCGCTGTTGTTCATGAACCCACTCTCACTCTCTGAACTTGTTTTTATTCCTTTTAGATTGTGGTCGCTACTACTGGCAGCATTTGGATTATCAAAACGCCGTCCACCATGGGGAACTGTCTACGATTCTATAACCAAGCAACCTCTTGATCCGGCGTATGTTGTTTTGTATGACAAATATGGAAGTGAAGTATCAACATCTATAACTGATCTAGATGGACGTTTCGGCTTCTTGGTTCCAGGTGGAATATATAAAATAATCGCCAATAAAACTAACTATAAATTTCCTTCAGAAAAATTAGCTGGCCAGAAGAAAGATGAGCTCTATCAAGATTTGTATTTTGGCGAAGAATTAGAGGTTACAGAAAATTCTCCGATTACAAAAAATATTCCTATGGATCCAATAAACTTTGATTGGAATGAATTTGCAAAGAAACAACAAAAACTGATGAAGTTCTATTCAAGACGTGATGCTATTTTCAGACAAATATCTGACACTTTATTTGCGGCTGGATTCTTTATATCTTTTATTGCGTTTCTAGTATCTCCTGTTTTGTACAATATAATTATATTTAGTTTATATATATTACTGTTTATTCTTAGAGAGGTTGGATATAAAGCACATAAGTTGGGTGGAATTGTTGATAAGGCAACTGGTCTACCTCTGTCGTATGCAATATTGAGAGTTTATTCTGTGGCAAATAACCAGGAAATCACACACAAGGTTGCTGATGCGAGAGGTCACTACTATTGTCTAATTTCAAATGGAAATTATTATGTGACAATAGAAAAGAAAAACGAAGATTCTACTTATACAAAGGTTTTCGTATCACTTGCTTTTGAAGTTAAGGATGGTCACATAAAAGATGTATTCAGTGTATAA
- a CDS encoding tail fiber domain-containing protein, with protein sequence MYRFKIFKKNILRENRLLVIALLFLFVFSITIRAFATYPATPFAPSDQENDPSCSPGDANCYVTPMAIGETVGTGTLGSVLFLGTAGILAEDNTNFFWDDTNNRLGLGTASPDTILDITGSGGGALFTFNTGGTNKTAQINFVDASTSKAVLGWDGPNARFELDTDESIYLGDMATEDYYFSIERGSFMLTGGQTSVYNSTGADLVVSGDSDGVSVSPGINTFEMAIYSSAAGIMPLWINLATSQTANAITVTDNGGSTLTAITAGGLVQATSGSTTTPGFGFVGDTDNGLYRATTNEIGLVTASTERLRIDAAGEIGIGDTTPDYLLDVENTGVDTNIFALTDSDGACLHNPEAGTETVTCSSDERLKENIVNADPLLPYFREFNIREYDVRASGDHMVGVVAQEVQEIYPDLVKMGGNGFYTVEIPSTWQVIKAIQELDISIQSISSLSLENERSLASIMIDWFSDAANGIQTFFAREIHTNVLCVGEVCVTEEEFLNIVNKNNESVGNEVSSDQNINSEDIPSEEDSITPLEEVVIPNEEPPVESEPTIVPDEETTPEIPDLEEEPLILE encoded by the coding sequence ATGTATAGATTTAAAATTTTTAAAAAAAATATACTACGCGAAAACCGACTTCTAGTCATCGCACTTCTTTTTCTATTCGTCTTCTCTATAACAATCAGAGCTTTTGCAACATATCCAGCAACTCCATTTGCTCCGTCTGATCAAGAAAACGATCCTTCTTGTTCTCCTGGTGATGCAAACTGTTATGTAACTCCTATGGCAATTGGGGAGACTGTGGGGACGGGGACACTCGGATCTGTTTTATTTCTTGGAACAGCAGGTATTTTAGCTGAAGACAATACGAATTTCTTTTGGGATGATACAAATAATAGACTTGGTCTCGGTACAGCATCACCAGATACAATTTTAGATATCACAGGTTCTGGTGGTGGAGCACTTTTTACTTTTAATACTGGTGGTACAAACAAGACTGCTCAAATAAACTTTGTTGATGCAAGTACGAGTAAGGCGGTTTTAGGATGGGATGGACCCAATGCTCGTTTTGAGCTTGATACGGATGAATCAATATATCTCGGGGATATGGCAACAGAAGATTATTATTTTTCTATTGAAAGAGGATCTTTTATGCTTACCGGTGGACAAACGAGTGTGTACAATTCAACTGGAGCTGACTTGGTTGTTAGTGGAGACAGTGACGGGGTTTCCGTTTCACCCGGTATAAATACTTTTGAGATGGCAATATATTCTAGTGCTGCAGGCATTATGCCTCTTTGGATAAATCTTGCTACGAGTCAGACTGCGAATGCTATCACTGTGACAGACAATGGAGGAAGTACTCTCACTGCGATTACTGCAGGCGGTCTTGTACAAGCAACTTCTGGCTCAACAACAACTCCTGGTTTTGGATTTGTGGGTGATACTGATAACGGTTTATACCGTGCTACTACAAATGAAATAGGCTTAGTCACAGCAAGCACTGAACGTTTACGCATCGATGCTGCTGGAGAAATAGGAATAGGAGATACAACACCAGACTACTTACTTGATGTTGAAAACACAGGAGTAGATACAAATATATTTGCTCTAACTGATTCGGATGGTGCCTGTTTACACAATCCAGAAGCGGGAACCGAAACGGTAACTTGTTCTTCTGATGAAAGATTGAAGGAGAATATAGTCAATGCTGATCCGCTGTTGCCTTACTTTAGAGAATTTAATATTCGTGAGTATGACGTGCGCGCTTCGGGAGATCATATGGTTGGAGTTGTTGCACAAGAAGTCCAAGAAATATATCCCGATTTAGTAAAAATGGGTGGCAATGGTTTTTATACTGTTGAAATACCGAGCACTTGGCAAGTGATCAAAGCTATACAGGAGCTTGATATATCTATTCAGAGTATCTCATCTCTTTCTCTTGAAAATGAAAGATCATTGGCAAGTATTATGATTGACTGGTTTTCCGATGCCGCAAACGGAATACAAACTTTTTTTGCTAGAGAAATACACACAAACGTATTATGTGTAGGAGAAGTGTGTGTCACTGAAGAAGAATTTTTAAATATTGTAAATAAAAATAATGAATCTGTTGGTAATGAAGTATCTTCTGATCAGAATATAAATAGTGAAGATATTCCTTCTGAAGAAGATTCGATTACTCCGCTAGAAGAAGTAGTTATACCAAACGAGGAACCTCCTGTAGAAAGTGAACCAACTATTGTTCCAGATGAAGAAACCACACCTGAAATTCCAGATCTTGAAGAAGAACCTCTAATATTGGAATAA
- a CDS encoding tail fiber domain-containing protein: MFKQKILGKIKKFYTFSVRENRLLVIALLFLFVFSITIRAFATYPATPFAPSDQENDPSCSPGDANCYVTPMAIGEVVGSGDDNSVLFIDTNGDLAEDSTNFYFDDSTDTLYIDNVTLANNLEITTTSSSTVGVLTKDGTRFLHSYKPAGTNDNLFLGKGAGNFTLSATSNFNANTGIGENSLATLSTGYFNTALGTAALRYTTTGNNNTAVGLQAGNRITTGTYNVAVGRDALYGAGSPSSASGSYNVALGYAPLYSLSTGSNNVAVGYQAGLNSSSAGNNVFLGYEAGHDITTESGNIFIGYQAGADATGSDQLYIENTNSASPLIFGDFANDYVNINGRLGVGTSPLLKLDVAGSGRFTGAATSVLTGSIDATASTTVTGVGTLFSTELVVGDRITVSGESRTVTAIASDTSLTVDTAFTDTANDASPDKLAAIFIARGSDSTLTMVQNNFGNIGIGTSSPDFEVEVVSASQNVEVVASGYNGRKPVFAGRSANGTEAVPTATVATDILAEFAGQGYGATGFAPSSTASIRVVAEETFDDAGYGSQLLFRTTPNNSTTLTSRMVITADGNVGIGDTGPDNILDIAADAAAGIAISASGVDVDPYIKFELVDNTPSFTIGVDDSDSDSFKISTTALGTSDRFIIDSSGNINVGGDGTPGSLFSVGSTSQFQVGSSGSIDAVTTITTSGGIIIGSSGTGALSVGTTSGVYRTTSAGSNVTPQTVFDVDNSNSTAGSQAYIFDTNSGFVFTAANGARRIARAAIDITNLTNTAGSETGDLAFSTKPSGAAITERLRIDASGEVGIGDTTPDYLLDVENTGVDTDVFALTDSDGACLHNPEAGSETVTCSSDERLKENIVDANSILPYFMDFRIREYDVLASGDHMTGVIAQEVMEVYPELVRMGGNGFYTVEIPSTWQVIKGIQELKISIDDLESFDLENENSLAHKIILWLNDTTNGIQNIFAKRVTVEELCVEDVCITKDDLLDILDDSGSYTPVVNDGGNTEETPIDDPIIEEEPVDSEGDGVIEEENTPEEPPVEEEIVSDENTEELGGGTEGDPQSEEGAGGEVI, translated from the coding sequence ATGTTTAAACAAAAGATTTTAGGAAAAATCAAAAAGTTCTACACTTTTTCAGTGCGCGAAAACCGACTTCTAGTCATCGCACTTCTTTTTCTATTCGTCTTCTCTATAACAATCAGAGCTTTTGCAACATATCCAGCAACTCCATTTGCTCCGTCTGATCAAGAAAACGATCCTTCTTGTTCTCCTGGTGATGCAAACTGTTATGTAACTCCTATGGCAATTGGGGAAGTTGTTGGTTCAGGTGACGACAATTCAGTGCTCTTTATTGATACCAATGGTGACCTTGCAGAAGATAGTACCAATTTTTATTTCGATGATTCCACAGATACTCTATATATAGACAATGTTACGCTGGCAAATAATTTAGAAATAACTACAACTTCAAGTTCTACTGTCGGTGTTTTAACAAAAGACGGAACACGTTTTTTGCATTCATATAAACCAGCTGGAACAAATGACAACTTGTTTTTGGGTAAAGGAGCAGGAAACTTTACACTCTCTGCAACATCAAACTTCAATGCCAATACTGGTATAGGAGAGAACTCACTCGCAACACTTTCTACTGGTTATTTCAACACTGCCTTGGGTACAGCTGCTCTTAGATATACAACTACCGGAAACAATAATACTGCTGTTGGGTTACAGGCAGGTAATCGTATTACTACAGGTACATATAACGTGGCTGTTGGGCGAGATGCTTTATACGGAGCAGGCTCACCTTCTAGTGCATCGGGCTCATACAACGTCGCTTTGGGTTATGCTCCTTTGTATTCTCTTTCAACAGGATCAAATAACGTAGCTGTTGGATATCAAGCAGGTTTGAATTCATCTTCTGCAGGGAACAATGTGTTTCTTGGATATGAAGCAGGTCACGACATTACAACAGAATCAGGAAATATTTTTATTGGATATCAAGCAGGAGCTGACGCAACTGGGTCTGATCAGTTATACATAGAAAACACCAACAGTGCATCACCGCTTATTTTTGGAGATTTTGCAAATGATTATGTAAATATAAATGGAAGACTTGGTGTTGGAACATCGCCATTGTTGAAATTGGACGTAGCAGGTTCGGGTAGATTTACAGGAGCAGCTACCTCTGTTTTAACAGGATCTATAGATGCTACTGCTTCTACTACTGTTACAGGTGTCGGTACTCTTTTCTCAACAGAGCTTGTAGTTGGGGATAGAATTACAGTTTCAGGAGAATCACGAACTGTTACAGCGATTGCTTCGGACACAAGCTTAACTGTTGACACTGCATTTACTGATACAGCAAACGATGCATCGCCCGACAAACTTGCAGCGATCTTTATTGCGCGCGGATCTGACAGTACTCTCACTATGGTCCAAAACAATTTTGGAAACATTGGAATAGGAACTAGTAGTCCAGATTTTGAAGTGGAAGTGGTTTCAGCTTCTCAGAACGTTGAAGTAGTTGCTTCTGGATACAATGGTAGAAAGCCAGTTTTTGCAGGACGAAGTGCAAATGGAACAGAAGCTGTGCCAACCGCAACAGTTGCGACAGATATACTTGCAGAATTTGCAGGTCAAGGGTATGGGGCGACAGGTTTTGCTCCTTCATCCACTGCATCTATTAGAGTTGTTGCAGAAGAAACTTTTGATGATGCAGGATATGGTTCACAACTTTTGTTTCGCACTACTCCAAACAACTCAACCACCCTTACTTCTCGTATGGTTATAACAGCAGATGGCAATGTGGGTATTGGGGACACGGGTCCGGATAACATTCTTGATATTGCGGCAGATGCTGCTGCTGGTATTGCAATTAGCGCATCGGGTGTTGATGTTGATCCTTATATAAAATTTGAGCTCGTAGACAATACACCATCTTTCACTATAGGCGTAGATGATTCTGATAGTGATAGTTTCAAGATATCTACTACAGCACTTGGGACAAGTGATAGATTTATTATTGATTCATCTGGAAACATAAATGTTGGAGGAGATGGGACACCAGGATCACTTTTCTCTGTTGGTTCAACTTCACAATTTCAAGTTGGTTCGTCTGGTTCGATCGATGCCGTTACAACAATCACAACATCGGGAGGAATAATCATTGGATCTTCTGGAACAGGTGCTCTTAGTGTTGGAACTACTTCTGGTGTTTACAGAACAACAAGTGCTGGTAGTAACGTTACGCCTCAAACAGTTTTTGATGTAGATAACTCAAACTCCACCGCTGGTTCTCAAGCATATATTTTTGATACAAATAGTGGGTTTGTTTTTACTGCCGCAAACGGTGCACGTCGTATTGCACGAGCAGCAATTGATATTACCAATCTTACAAATACCGCAGGTTCTGAAACAGGTGATTTAGCTTTTTCTACTAAACCATCAGGTGCTGCAATAACCGAACGCTTACGCATCGATGCATCAGGAGAAGTTGGTATTGGAGACACAACTCCAGACTATCTGCTTGATGTTGAGAATACCGGGGTTGATACAGATGTATTTGCTCTCACTGATTCTGATGGTGCTTGTTTGCACAATCCTGAAGCTGGATCTGAGACCGTAACTTGTTCTTCTGATGAAAGATTGAAGGAGAATATAGTTGACGCGAATAGTATCTTGCCTTACTTCATGGATTTTCGTATTAGAGAATACGATGTTTTGGCATCCGGTGATCATATGACTGGAGTTATTGCTCAGGAGGTAATGGAGGTTTACCCAGAACTTGTCAGAATGGGTGGCAATGGTTTTTATACTGTTGAAATACCGAGCACTTGGCAAGTAATAAAAGGTATTCAAGAGCTAAAGATATCAATTGATGATTTAGAATCTTTTGATTTAGAGAATGAAAATTCACTAGCACATAAGATTATTCTCTGGCTAAATGACACTACAAATGGAATCCAAAATATATTTGCAAAACGAGTGACTGTTGAAGAGCTCTGTGTTGAGGATGTTTGTATAACAAAAGATGATCTTTTGGATATTTTAGATGATAGTGGTTCGTATACTCCTGTTGTGAATGATGGTGGTAATACAGAAGAAACTCCTATAGATGATCCAATTATTGAAGAAGAACCAGTAGATTCAGAAGGAGATGGTGTAATTGAAGAGGAAAATACTCCAGAGGAGCCGCCAGTAGAAGAAGAAATTGTCTCAGATGAAAATACCGAAGAATTGGGTGGTGGTACTGAAGGGGATCCACAATCCGAAGAGGGTGCAGGTGGAGAAGTCATATAA
- the rpsL gene encoding 30S ribosomal protein S12, translating into MPTVNQLIRKNRKKIVRKSKAVALARGFNAIDNRPIFYPSPFKRGVCTKVTTTTPKKPNSALRKIARVRLTNGMEVTAYIPGEGHNIQEHSVVVLRGGRVKDLIGVRYHIVRGVLDTQGVEKRRQSRSLYGAKKPKKDAKK; encoded by the coding sequence ATGCCAACAGTAAATCAACTTATAAGAAAAAATAGAAAGAAAATAGTCCGTAAGTCAAAAGCGGTCGCTTTGGCGCGTGGTTTTAATGCTATCGACAACAGACCTATATTTTACCCATCTCCTTTCAAGAGAGGTGTGTGTACAAAAGTTACAACAACTACTCCAAAAAAGCCTAACTCAGCGCTTCGAAAAATTGCTCGTGTTCGCCTTACAAACGGAATGGAAGTTACAGCTTATATCCCAGGAGAGGGACACAATATCCAAGAACACTCAGTAGTAGTACTAAGAGGAGGTCGCGTTAAGGACCTTATTGGGGTACGTTACCACATAGTGCGTGGTGTGCTTGATACACAAGGTGTTGAGAAGCGCCGTCAATCAAGATCATTATACGGAGCAAAGAAACCTAAGAAAGACGCTAAGAAATAA
- the rpsG gene encoding 30S ribosomal protein S7, with amino-acid sequence MRRRLKNKKIVEADLVYNSPRLAKFINYIMLDGKKETARGVVYGALDIIKEKAATETPLEVFDAAIRNAGPTTEVRSRRIGGANYQVPREVRPERRQSLAFRWIKEAARGKKGVPMAASLADELILASKNEGSAIKKRDDTHKMAEANKAFAHFAW; translated from the coding sequence ATGCGAAGAAGACTAAAAAATAAAAAAATAGTAGAAGCAGACTTGGTTTACAACTCACCAAGACTAGCGAAATTTATAAACTACATCATGCTTGATGGTAAGAAGGAGACAGCTCGAGGTGTTGTTTATGGAGCTCTAGATATTATAAAAGAGAAGGCAGCTACAGAAACTCCATTAGAAGTTTTTGATGCAGCTATTCGTAACGCTGGTCCTACAACAGAAGTTCGTTCACGCCGTATTGGTGGAGCAAACTATCAAGTTCCTCGTGAAGTTCGTCCAGAACGAAGACAATCTCTTGCTTTCCGATGGATAAAGGAAGCTGCTCGTGGTAAAAAAGGTGTCCCTATGGCTGCCTCATTAGCTGATGAACTAATACTGGCTTCAAAGAATGAAGGTTCTGCTATCAAGAAACGTGATGATACTCACAAGATGGCTGAAGCAAACAAAGCGTTCGCTCACTTTGCTTGGTAA